The DNA window ATACGCTAGTCGAAGGTCATGTCCAGGGACTATGTGTACAAGTTCTCTGGGGTTCAGCGCTTATGTGGTTCGTAAAGTAGAGaaatactacacatccaattttgtctgAAAAGTTGAGACCAAGACCATGAAATGatgttttataaaatgataGATCCTAAACATGATTGTATGTGATTACATTTTCCGACTCAAGTAGTGGGattacttactgagtatttcttaaaataatcaaaccacgtgctactcttattttttaagtaaaaaaataaaaaataaaaaagttgataTGTGAAAAAAATAGGTTGATATGGGATTTGACCAGAACCTCGAAAATTGTTGAATTCAGGCAATCGACGATGGACATGCAGCAGCCAGAAAGGGGGAGATGCGTCTAGAAACCAGAGGGACAGAACACGCAGTGGAGAAACGCGCCTGCGACGCCATGTGCTAACATGCGTCCAACTACTAACCCAAATACCCCAACCAGAAACCGACCTGCGCACCGTGAAGCGAACCAACCTGAATCTTACTGCCAATCCTTGCATGCCACGTGTCACGCCCAGAAAATTTAAAGGGTAGGTCTGCATCCGCTGAGGCTCAAAGCATGCCACTGCCCGCACGTGTGCCAGCATGTAGGGGGAGCCTACCAACGCGTGCAAGCGTTTGGATGCCCTATTTTCACCTGTTTTTTGCTAGATTTGCTAGTTTTTCGCCCCAATTCCAATACTAATCCTATTTTACTGTGAAATAGGAAACAGGTGCCGAGAATTCGTAATTTTTGGACTCCTTTACATCTATAAATCAAGTTCGGGAAGGCACGCGACAGACCTATAAATAACCACGCGGAATTAGAAGTAATGCTGATAAGGTGCGCTTGgttttgcatgcatgctagagtAAATTACTCCTAGTTGGCTGGATTTGATAATCTACTACACTTAAGGaagttaattatataattgatgGACTTGCTACCCTAGTGGAATTTCATACTCAAATTTTGTATGCTTTTTGGATTGTCATAATACTGCTTATATTTGTTCATGCTATGTTGATAGGCGGGGGTATTTGTGTATCTGGGCTCCGGGTGctgatggatgttatcgcccCATTGAGCTTGTGTGACTGCATGCATAGTTAATCATACATAAAGTCCTATTGAATGATTGTGTGAacttatgatatgaatgataagGAGTAGTGTTGAGTTATGCCTAGGGTGTACACTTGTAGAGATTAATTTGGGTTCATATAGGGGACCCTCCTAATCTTGCGTTCAGTGGTATCGTGAGAGACGATTAGACAGAGAGACCCTTTAACCCAAGACCGTTATAGACTTGAAAGTCTTGAATGAGTGAATCTGAAAGCCAAGACCCCTAGCTCAACAATCTAACTACCCTTGATACCTAGACAACCACTTTAGAACCCCGAGAACGAAGGGAAAAGACCCTTTAGCCGACAGTAGCTGGTATGGCATTCGAGGATTCTCCACTTCACTTTCTATTATGGTGCAGTACCGTTGAGCTAGGCGAGATGCTAGTTAGAGTGGTGTTACTCAGTGATAGATCGACTACTCTGCATGATGGATCCGTCTTATGGTAGGATGTTGATCACGCGAGTGGGTCAAGGTTGCCTGCATGGCGGGTCCATCCTATGGAAGGACATTGACCACGAGGGTGACTTATTCTAGCTCGGTTGTACCAGGGGTACATGTTTTATGAGGGAGCACCTCATCCTCAAACACTAAATTCCGCTTCAAAGGTATTCTTCTACCCCAAACTGTGTACTAAGAGTACTAAAACTCTAGGATCTAGAGTATAGTTGGTGGTTCTCTCCTAAAACTTAGATGTGAATAAAAGCCTACGAGTAGGTTACTTACGGGGTATGTCTATATTCACTcctttctacattttttttcaggtCCGTGAAGTTACAATTCATGGCATTAGGGTGTTCGAGAGCTTGAAAGTCACAGATGGAATGTCAACCCCAAGGCGTCTGTCTAAGAGCTATGAGTGGTTTGTTGGTCATGCCTTGGTTATAAATGAGCCTTCACTAACACTTTCCAAGTGAACCAATTGTTCTCTTCATCGACCGCTTCTATTACGGTCTTCACCACAcaattctttccatttatatgGGTTTAATCCACGAAACGTTGGTTAATTATAATTGAACtgataaaagataaaaagatgTAATATTAATGAACAAACCATGAACGTAGCGCCAATAGAGGATAGTGCCAACTTTGCCCCATTCGCCTTCGTGTAACTCGACGCCTTGTATTTTGTCTAAACAGATATTGGATATATGGTGAGGTCTTTGATGAATTATTTCGTGAAACTTTTTCGCTGAAGCCCTAATTTCAATATCGGTCTCCAACTTTCCATAGAGAGTCATGGCGTTGAGTTACTTCGAAGAACGagttacaaatataaaaattgatattgcTACCAATTGAGCTATCTCTCCACTACTAATTAGGTGGGTTTGAATGATATAATGCAATAAAACAACCACTACAACCCTTAATTAAGGCAAGGATTAGGTTAAACGTTATTAACTCAACCTTTCTAGTTTTTGACTTTGAAGACCCgacaaattcataaattaaactatcaaaatatttgagatgttgagtgtcacggtcatgctcgttcAGGGTGTGTTGTCCGTATCTACATGCCCATGTCACGTCAAActctttatttgttttcatattgtATTACGTTACTTTGGTATTTTCTGTTTGTATGATTATTCAacgaaatcatgtctaggtcTACCAGACCTGAATCGCCCCAAAATGTATTATAACCGTACAACAAAATTACGTCTAGGCGTATCGGACCTAAATCGCCCCATTGTTCTATAACGTAACAAATCTCACCTCATCAATAATGTGTCCTCATCAATTTGATCACTTCTTAAATTATTGTAGTGCATAAGAATAAAGAAtcataataaagaaaaataaaggtattcgttttttctcttaattaccTCTATTGTTCATACATGATCTTCGTAGACTTTTAGTTTAATGTTCCCGTTAGATCGATTTGAGTTACGAGTGTTCAAGAAAATTCGATTATTCAAAAAATTCGATCAATCTAACTCAACTTATACGGCTTAGGTTGCATTATTAACttatttggattgaattttgttcaaataaaCGAAAACTTTATAAAGTGGGTTGGTTTATGGGTTCCTCTCGAACTATATTGAGTTGAACTGAATCGACCTgaatttatcattaattttaaaatatatatatggtctgcaatacaattatatatatatatatatatatatatatatatatatatatatatatatatatattataattaaacttatttaGTTATATATTCTCGATCAAGATGTCAgaagttcgaatctctcaacTTCACataaatgcaaaaaaaaaatattaaatatagatAGCAACGTCTCAATACTGTAAATTTTAAGGACACGGAAGTTTTAGCTATCAGAATGATTCTCTTTTAAGTACACTCAAAGAAGGCGAGTGAAATTATTAAAGCTAAAGTTGTTTAGACTATGAAGTTATTTAGTCTTGGACATAAATACACTCGATTGTTTGGGACACTCGGTTGTTTGGGACATTCTCTATTCTTCTAAGTGTTTGGCCCACCGaagggaggagaagaagattgTGATACCCGAGTAATGGAGGAATACATCAATAAACTGAGAGATCCCAATGATGTGAGTAACGTGACACTGtcgcaagaaaataaaatgtcgGGACACATAAGTGCCAGATCTAAATTCTGAATTTTTATCTAAATCTTAGACATGGAACGTTCAAACTAATAAACTTTTTTCGATAAATGTGCGTAGTTAAAAAGTCGGTGGGCCAAACCGTTCCAAAGATCCCCACGAGTTCATATGGAATAATTGGTCCTTTTGAATTGTTTGGTTCCACTCAATAATAATGCCATCCACAGATGCATTATGATCCACTCTAAAAGTTAAATGCTCTGTTTAGCTTCAATTTGTCGAGTATGCAACGTTTTTCTAATATTTCCaaacttctaaaatttatcgatataaacttcaaaacaCGTTTCTATCAATTAAGTTGAAAACATTTACGtaactcattttttattcatttccTTCCACGATCTTCTATGAAGGTTAATTGCTACTCCTCGACTAAGGAAACTTATATGACCTGAGAATCCAACCAATCCAGACAGTCTAACTCAAACTGTAACGatccaggcccaccgctaatagatattgttctcgttgggctttccctttcgagctttcccccaaggctttaaaatgcatatgctaggggaagatttccacatccttataaatggtgttctcctacccaaccaatgtgggaggtcacaatccaccccccttcggggcccagcgtcctaactggcacaccgcctcgtgtttacctcccttcggggaacagtgagaaggctgacacatagacacctcccttcggggaacagcgagaaggctgacacatcatccaatgtctggctctgataccatttgtaacgacccagactCACTActggtagatattatcctctttgagctttcccttccgggcttcccctcaaggctttaaaacaattctgggaaggtttccacacccttataaatggtgatttgttctcctccccaaccactgtgggacatcacacaaACCATAAATGTTAGGCTGGGTTAATTTCAGATTAGgtcaaatttttgaaaaatcgaaaaaattcAAGGTCTGTTTgcaagttgacattttttttttttttttgtcaggtcaacccgaccaacccaacccaatcttaccttacttttgaaattattatgaagatcaagaatatttgaagattaatgttaatgatgcGTTATAACTTATGAATGTTTTAGTGATTAATGTAACAACCCGACAATCCAACCTAAACTTCGAGTTGAATTGTGAACTCTGTTCGAATTGTTCGGGTCACCAACCCCACTaactcaaaactcaaaatttcgaaaagatttgaaataatatatcgGTAACGACTCACCTACTCCCTCATTTTAAATgtttcccaaaaaaaatttaaaaaaaatactcaaaagCAATtggttatgattttttttatgaagtaTGGACCCTTTAATTCCCACTAATGCTTCTTCCACTaatgcatttttttcttctattctttttcccTCCATCACAAAAATTTATAGCAAAAAGAATTATTGTAAGGAATAATATCTATAAAGGAACCAAAGCCAAAAAAGAGTTCATCAAACTCATAGCAACAAATGACAACAAGAATCTCAAAATCttgctttcttctctttctcctcctcGTTCAAGATCTTTGTCTCGTTCGAGCTTCGTCGAAGCACTCTTGCAATGGCTCCATAGCTGAGTGTGGTGGTGAAGAAGAGACGTTGATGGAGTCGGAGATAAGTCGAAGGTTTCTCGAACAGcaaaagaaatacatctccattggagCTTTGAAGAAGGATCACCCAGCTTGTGATGGTGGTGGCGGTGGTCAACCTTACACTAGAAGTGGAAGCTGCGCTCCACCGCCAGCTAATCCTTACAATCGAGGCTGCTCTAAGATATATCGTTGTAGGTCTGACGATTGATGGTTCGATTGTTTTCCCTCCTCTTTATCTTCTTGTGTTGTTGTTGGTTGATTAAGGGATTTGATTATGAATGAATGggatttcctttttgttttagcACATGAGATGAGAAATGTAAGACATGTTTGGTTGGATATCATGTTGTCCAGGATGTAAAGTGACCCAACATCTTACCTTATCTTATCGGAACTTGTTGggatttttcactttttaatgtactttttcatttaaaaaaaacaaatgtttcttctttttttttttaaagtaaaaaaaatatatatatatggctACACATGATTTATCCTTATACACATGATTTATCCTTATTTACCTGCATGATCAAGTTACTTTATTCGTACAACTATACATCAAACCGAGAAAAATGTTTATCAGATACTAAAACCTGTCTagttttgttatttatatatttttatttaactcaGGTCAATCCGAAGGTTTTGCCCCCACAAACCCAAAACCAAACTGAGTAAATTCGGgctcagaaaaatgaacccaactcTATCCAGAATgctaattcaacccaacccaactcttatagttcgggttatttatatatttttatttggctcaGTCAATCTGAAGGTTTTACCCCCACGAACTCGAAACCAAACTGATTCAGTTCGgtttcagaaaaatgaacccaacacTACCCAAAATgctaattcaacccaacccaactcttatagttcgggttgggttagtCCGACTTGTtcggttgaatgtacacccctactgaaaataagaaaagatacGAGAGAACACCTCTTATAtagttcatttttttcaacttaCATTCACATTGTTCTAAGAAAATCCGTCATTTCAAGAAAACTATCTAAAACTTTTCGATATAATGTCCTTCGATCTCTATTGATCCTATTGAActtttcatatcataattaatatagTTATCACCAACGATGATACAAAAGCTAGAAGTTCAAAGTCCGTTCAATGTCCGATCTCACAAGTTTGTGTCATTTTACtctcttcaacttttttttttttttttcttttcaagttcaAACATGTGATAGGAATTCAAACCTCTAATCATGTTCTAACAAAACGTCGAATCAAACGTCGAATCATGGATGATCCCTTAAATTCCAATTGAGCATAGCTTAAGTAGGCACTCCCTCGGTTCCAATTCTATGTGCTCAGCTGCTTTGCGTGTTGATGGGCTATAATAAGCTGACTTTGAGgccaataatatttcatagcTTAAACGCATACCTATTGATGATCTTCTTTGACCATGTCAACTGCAAAATTcatacataaatattttcatcaGATACAAGGAATGCTCATGAAGTATTGTGAGTACCTAAGGATCCATTTAGTTCTTTTCCAGGATTTTGCTAAGACATATCCATCCACTCATCACAGTTAGAGCATGTAATATTCTTGAAGAAACTATGACATACTTTCCAACAAAGGGAGCACACAAGACAGTGTTCAACTTCCCAAAAAAGATTTGATCCATAATTTTCAGATACGAACTCGACAAAGGAGAGAAATATAGAACGCTTTCGTTCCAGTGATCATTGCATAAACCATCCCTAATGCTTCCTTCTGCAAGGATTATAATTGggttatattaatttgatttatttttgcctaaaaaagagagaacaaaattgaagatattTGATCATTTGAGAAGTTTTGTAGAAGAAAGGTTGTTTGTGGCAAGGTGAAATCCCAAAACATGAACAAGAATTACTTTCATGCAGGCATGTACCAGTAACGAAAGAAAACTTTTCAGTGAAAGATTAGGATTTCTAACCTATTTCAATGAGATCTTCCACACTTCTCTAACGTTAGACGAACCATCAGCAACTTCTGCAATCAGTTTGGAAACCATTTCACCTGTAAGGGCACATAAGATAAACAgtcaattaaacaaataattcccTTCAAGAAGTGGTTGAATCATAAACCCATCTGAAATTAATGGAAACTTTGTAGGGAAacaaacatataattttagttCTCAAACTATATAATCACAGAATAAGTCAGATAGTGATTCCTCTTAAATCTCGTATCTTCTTAAACGTGGAAACACATTCAAACCCTTTTTGAACTCTAGTTGGGTGCAATTCAAATCCTCTTCTTGTAATTCATTGGGTAGGGTCTTGTAAcgtccaagcctaccgctagctgatattgcTAGATTTGGcgtgttacgtatcgccgtcaacctcacggattttaaaatgcgtctgttagggagaggtttccacacccttatatagaatgctttattcccctctccaacctatGTGGGGTTGTCTCACACGtcttaaaaaagttaaaattagaaagaaaaaagaattaaaaaaaaggaatcatTCGTCTTAAATCAGCCAATGACCCACAAGAAATTCATCACTCATGATATTTTAGGCTAGCAATGTGTATAACGAATTCATAGAAGAGTCTCCAATGGAAGACCCCACAAGaatatcaaattcattttaacTTAGTTCTCATTCGTCCAATCAGGAAGAAGTATAATGTTTAAGCATAATTTTATCGAAATTGTATACGACCAGCttaccttctttttctaacaCAGAGAGAAAGCGTCGGGTTCCTCCTCCTACTCCAAAGTAATGCTTCTTTCCAGCCATGTATACAACTCCATGAGGACGGCTCAAACACTATTTAAAGTGTTGAAAACTACATTAGATAATGATGCAGGGTAATAATGGAAATAAAACATTACatcaaaaattataataaataaaaaagattgcGTTAAAGTTATAATGATACAAAAGTAGATAAACATCTGTATAAGTTCTACCTGTGTGATAAGTTTATAGAGAGTTTTAAGTGTAGAAAGAGAATAAACGGTCTCCGCCATTAAAACAATGTCATAGCCATTGAAATTTTCACTTAGCTTCTCCTTGTCGTCGGACGCAAACGGCAGAATTTTATGCATTTCACTCCAATCACCAGCGAAGTAACGAGCTGCTGATCCAGCATCGGATTCTGTTGGATTTGTTGGCAAAGCTTCAGCCTTTTTTGTAAGGTTTGCAGTGACATTTGGAATGGTAAGGCATCTCAGGACTTCGGCATTGAAATCCTGGAAATGTACTGCAGCTGCATCCTAACGAGCAAGGAAGGGTAGTGTTAAGGAATGTAAAGAACCATAGAGATTTTCCGGCATTTAATCTACAAATTTAatgaaacaaaacagaagaatAAATTTACCTCCAGACATGCATAAATACCAGGAAGACCATGGCCACATCCAAGCTGAAAGCATAGAGACAAAGTCAATGAGGAAGAGAACGTTGCATATTGGACAGACTGCAACGCCGTATGGGCATCTAAAGGTCCTTACCAACAAacatcaagaaaagaaaacaatccCATACTCAAAAACTAGGAAAATTAAACGCATATAAAATAGTCCAGGTCCTTGTGTGtgaatttgattaaaatttcgATTtgataaaggaaaaagaaatgcatATAAGAAGATCAAAATAAGAACTAGAACGTGGGAACACTGTTCTAATATAGAAATATTTCATCAGCAATTTTTTATGAAGATTTGACGGATTGCATAAAAAACTGGGTGTCAAACATGAACTTAAACTTCATTGTAGAAAATGATCAAGATGATTACTCGCTTGAATATGAAACTTTTCATAATCATCAACTGAAGTTCAATTAATAGCAAGTCGCAACAcggtaaataaatattgttataGATTGATGCTAAACTTTTTCAATGTTATCTCTTTTAATGAATAGATCCAATCGCAACTTTGAATATGGAATTCTATAAGCAGCCTATCCACATTCTAACAACATTTTTTAGTATGCAGATGGGTTCGCCTACAATCTCCATACAGTATATAATCACCTGAATATCAAGATGCCCACCTCTAAAACTCGCTTCCCAGCAAATGACAAATGCCCATTTTCAACCTCTCCACAGAGAGCTTTGACAAGATCCAATGCGCCTTCCCATAATTTAAGCCCCCCTACAACCACAAAATACATGCATATTCATGCATGTTGCCATAATCCAGATACATAATTTTCCAACATGAAAACCAGAGATCTGAGAGAGGATAGAGGAACCAGAGAAGTACTAATTAGATACTCAATTACCTTCATATTTACCAGGAACTAAATCAGAGTTGGACAGGGAGAAAACCTCCTGCGTGCTGACCCGTCCCTATAAAAGTTAAGAATTAACAGCACTAAGAACACTTCTGTACTTTGAACAGAAATTTGTAGATAACAAAGCTAGAAAAATCAGAGAAAACAACTCGCAACTTTCTTTCCAAGTTAAATGGCCACATTGTTACGTGTACGATCTCCCTTTTGGgtcaaaactcaaaattttcatttcctatttttaaaaactagaCAACTTCTGTTCTTCAACTCCTTTGAAAACACANaaaaaagaaaaaaaaaaaaaaaaaaaacgaaaaaaaataaaataaccacTTTAAATTTTGGCTcagaatttgaaattgttcatggttataaagaatgagtaacaaaacaaagaaacacaTCATATGAATTAGAGTTCGAAAACAGAGACATTATTTAACCAGGTTTCGAGGCATCTTTACATATTACTTCCACCTCTCTGATTCtactgcaaaaaaaaaacaaacaaataatgtctcatttcataattatttggtttttggatttttatttttgaaaattaagcctATAAACACTACTTTGGTCTTTTGGTCTATTGGTTACTATGCTTTGTTGTCTACATTTTAagaatgttttcaaaattcaagctaaaaaatactaaaaagagtagttttgaaaaaaaaaaatgtttttgtttttagatttCATTGAGTTTTTGCAcagaaaatatgagaaaacaagcacaatttccaaaaactaaaaactaaatggtTATCAAAAGGACCGAAATAAGCAATAATCTTTACCTTAAACATGGTAATTTCACCCACTGTTACTGGCTCCACATTGAACTTGACAGAAGAACAAACCTACAACATAAATCATTCGAACACTGAAATTTCAGCAAGATTACACCCCTGCACAAACCGTAATCATAGCCAAGTCCAAATTCTCTATCGAAATAGCAAGTAACCGAACGGAATAGTTGAATATTCAAACTGAAAAgtaaacaaaaggaaaacaaagatGCACGAAATAATACCTCAGAAGAAAGAACTTCGAGGCaaggaggtggaggtggaaGTGGAGGTTGTTGAGAGTCGAGGAAACCCAGGGATAAACCCGGATTGGGCTTATCGTCTTCCGCTGATCCAAACAACCGAAAGTTTTCGAAAGCCGGACTCTAGAGTTCCGTAAACGGTGaggaaaatacaaaagaaaaatattgaaatcaTCAAAGGTCTAAAGAAGTGAGATCGATTGAGAGGAACACAAGTCTTCTTGTAGCTTACCGAAGAGTTCGCCGCCATTACTGGTTGCTCCCTGGAGAGCTTCGCGGCGGAACAGAGCTTTCAAGAGAGTTTCAAGCCCCTAAGGTTTTTCTTCGTaaaattttttgaagaaaataaaggcacttgaaaataaataaaaattatgttatttatttcaaaaattatttgatattttgcaatattgaaaatttactATTAACATATTCATTTTCACCCATTATTTCTTAGAAGAAcgatgaaaatattttctaaacgGGACCTAATGaattaaagtggacaatatctattagcagtgtGTTTTAAcgattacaaatagtattagagctagacaatGACTCCCAAACCGAATATTTTCTAAACtgtacgtaatgggccaaagtggacaatatctactagcggtggtattagagccagacgaTGACCCCAAACGGAATATTTTCTAAACTGTACGTAATAGggcaaagtggacaatatctactagcggggTTTTAACcattataaatagtattagagtcagacaatGACCCCAAACAGCATATTTTCTAAACTGTACGTAATGGgcaaaagtagacaatattcattagcggtgggttttaattattgcaaatagtattagagcccgACAATGACCCCAAGCGGAATATTTTCTAAACTATACTTAatgggccaaaatggacaacatctactagcagtggattttaactgttacaaatagtattagagcgttacaaatagtattagagcagACAATGACCCCCAAACGGAATATTTTCTAAACTGTACGTAACGGGCCatagtggacaatatctactagatgTGGGTTttaactgttacaaataatattagagCCACCAACAATGACCCCAAACGGAATATTCTCTAACTgtatgtaacgggctaaaatgaacaatatccaCCGGGTTttaactgttacaaatggtattagagcccaACAATGACCCCAAACGAAAtgcattgtgagatctcgtgtgacttggagagggaaacgaaacataaCC is part of the Cucurbita pepo subsp. pepo cultivar mu-cu-16 chromosome LG03, ASM280686v2, whole genome shotgun sequence genome and encodes:
- the LOC111791663 gene encoding histidine protein methyltransferase 1 homolog; the protein is MAANSSSPAFENFRLFGSAEDDKPNPGLSLGFLDSQQPPLPPPPPCLEVLSSEVCSSVKFNVEPVTVGEITMFKGRVSTQEVFSLSNSDLVPGKYEGGLKLWEGALDLVKALCGEVENGHLSFAGKRVLELGCGHGLPGIYACLEDAAAVHFQDFNAEVLRCLTIPNVTANLTKKAEALPTNPTESDAGSAARYFAGDWSEMHKILPFASDDKEKLSENFNGYDIVLMAETVYSLSTLKTLYKLITQCLSRPHGVVYMAGKKHYFGVGGGTRRFLSVLEKEGEMVSKLIAEVADGSSNVREVWKISLK
- the LOC111791101 gene encoding protein RALF-like 32 → MTTRISKSCFLLFLLLVQDLCLVRASSKHSCNGSIAECGGEEETLMESEISRRFLEQQKKYISIGALKKDHPACDGGGGGQPYTRSGSCAPPPANPYNRGCSKIYRCRSDD